Proteins from a genomic interval of Quercus robur chromosome 9, dhQueRobu3.1, whole genome shotgun sequence:
- the LOC126700319 gene encoding protein DEFECTIVE IN MERISTEM SILENCING 3-like, with amino-acid sequence MFQPNNQLPVQTIKDSSALMQVDQTEKSIVVRDEKQNGGFAHAETIIYYSKRLQDDLQMLGMKIKGHEDNIKFLNAQNNKLDDLILDLQVTLGKHHGSSTPKIEIENHSQLQTEDQTTELILQHEKSAAGILCQLKARHGPQASHLQLTKDVLGIVATLGKVDDDNLSRLFSEYLGLETMLAIVCKTYEGVKALETYDKQGCINKSSGLHALGATIGRNMDGRFLVICLENIMPYAGEFVADDPQRRLDLVKPKLPNGECPPGFLGFAVNMINVDNANLFCVTASGHGLRETLFYNLFSRLQVYRTRQDMVSALPCISDGAVSLDGGMIRSTSVFSLGDREDVDVKFPKPLVTSTLPEKHIEAERQVKEVRWKKEKMQDDIQREQALLNHAKFNFDRKKQEFLKFLAESSSYVTQAAPVTPR; translated from the exons ATGTTTCAACCCAATAACCAG CTTCCAGTTCAAACTATCAAAGATTCATCAGCATTGATGCAAGTTGATCAGACTGAGAAAAGTATAGTTGTAAGGGATGAAAAGCAAAATGGAGGATTTGCACATGCTGAGACTATCATATACTATTCTAAG AGACTTCAAGATGATCTGCAAATGTTAGGGATGAAAATCAAAGGTCATGAGGACAATATAAAATTTCTGAATGCTCAAAATAACAAATTAGATGACCTCATTCTTGATTTGCAAG TTACCTTGGGCAAGCATCATGGTTCGAGCACTCCGAAGATTGAAATTGAGAACCATTCCCAACTTCAGACTGAGGACCAAACAACTGAACTGATTCTACAGCATGAAAAATCTGCTGCTGGtattttgtgtcaattgaaaGCTCGACATGGTCCTCAGGCTTCCCATCTTCAATTGACCAAGGATGTGCTGGGTATTGTTGCTACACTTGGTAAAGTGGACGATGATAATCTTAGCAG GCTTTTTTCAGAGTACTTAGGGTTGGAGACTATGCTGGCCATTGTCTGTAAGACTTATGAAGGTGTTAAAGCCCTAGAAACATATGACAAGCAAGGCTGCATAAATAAAAGTTCTGGTCTTCACGCACTTGGTGCTACTATTGGAAGGAATATGGATGGCAGATTTCTCGTCATTTGTCTTGAAAATATAAT GCCATATGCAGGTGAGTTTGTAGCAGATGACCCTCAAAGGAGGCTTGATCTTGTAAAGCCAAAATTACCTAATGGGGAGTGCCCTCCTGGCTTTCTTGGGTTTGCTGTCAATATGATCAATGTGGACAACGCAAACTTATTTTGTGTCACAGCTAGTGGACATGGCCTCAGGGAGACTCTATTTTACAATCTCTTCTCTCGTCTTCAAGTATATAGAACAAGGCAAGACATGGTAAGTGCTCTTCCTTGTATAAGTGATGGAGCCGTTTCTTTGGATGGAGGGATGATTAGGAGTACCAGTGTGTTTTCCCTAGGGGATCG GGAAGATGTAGATGTGAAATTCCCAAAACCCTTGGTGACTTCAACCCTACCTGAAAAACACATTGAGGCTGAGAGGCAGGTCAAGGAGGTgagatggaaaaaagaaaaaatgcagGACGATATTCAAAGAGAACAAGCATTATTGAATCATGCAAAGTTCAATTTTGATAGAAAGAAGCAAGAGTTTCTGAAGTTCCTTGCTGAAAGCTCATCATATGTAACTCAG GCAGCACCAGTGACCCCAAGATGA